One Agelaius phoeniceus isolate bAgePho1 chromosome 8, bAgePho1.hap1, whole genome shotgun sequence genomic region harbors:
- the GADD45A gene encoding growth arrest and DNA damage-inducible protein GADD45 alpha: MTLEELPGERRAAGRMEQAGDALEEVLSKALSQRSLTLGVYEAAKLLNVDPDNVVLCLLAAEEEEAGDAALQIHFTLLRAFCCENDINILRVSNPARLAELLLPAAGPDPPADLHCVLVTNPQASQWKDPALSQLMCFCRESRYLDQWEPVINLPER, encoded by the exons ATGACTCTGGAGGAGCTGCCCGGGGAGCGCCGCGCCGCCGGGAG GATGGAGCAGGCGGGGGACGCGCTCGAGGAGGTGCTGAGCAAGGCGCTGAGCCAGCGGAGCCTCACCCTCGGCGTCTACGAGGCGGCCAAGCTGCTGAACGT GGACCCCGATAACgtggtgctgtgcctgctggcggccgaggaggaggaggcgggggaCGCGGCGCTGCAGATCCACTTCACGCTGCTGCGGGCCTTCTGCTGCGAGAACGACATCAACATCCTGCGCGTCAGCAACCCGGCGCGCCTGgccgagctgctgctgcccgccGCGGGCCCCGACCCGCCCGCCGACCTGCACTGCGTGCTCGTCACG AACCCGCAGGCGTCGCAGTGGAAGGACCCAGCGCTGAGTCAGCTGATGTGTTTCTGCCGGGAGAGCCGGTACCTGGACCAGTGGGAGCCGGTGATCAACCTCCCGGAGCGGTGA
- the GNG12 gene encoding guanine nucleotide-binding protein G(I)/G(S)/G(O) subunit gamma-12 — protein sequence MSGKTATTSNNIAQARRTVQQLRIEASIERIKVSKASADLMLYCEEHAKKDPLLMGIPASENPFKDKKTCILL from the exons ATGTCAGGCAAAACAGCCACCACAAGCAACAACATCGCCCAGGCCCGCAGGACCGTGCAGCAGCTCCGGATAGAGGCCTCCATAGAGAGGATAAAG GTGTCCAAGGCCTCGGCTGACCTGATGCTGTACTGTGAGGAGCACGCCAAGAAGGATCCCCTGCTGATGGGCATTCCAGCCTCTGAGAACCCCTTCAAGGACAAGAAAACCTGCATTTTGTTatag